In Polyangiaceae bacterium, one genomic interval encodes:
- a CDS encoding helix-turn-helix transcriptional regulator, producing MTTRRKTGKSSATRFLEDLAGRPLTFGSLVEAIRAGEGLTQAEFARQLGMSRSHLCDIEKGRKAVSLTRAAQLAKTLGYSEKQFVRLALQKLVDEAGLKLVVKVEAA from the coding sequence ATGACTACTAGGCGTAAAACTGGCAAATCATCCGCGACTCGGTTTCTGGAAGATCTTGCCGGTCGTCCGCTCACGTTTGGAAGCCTCGTGGAAGCCATTCGAGCTGGGGAAGGACTGACACAAGCGGAGTTTGCCAGACAGCTCGGGATGTCGCGCTCGCACTTGTGCGATATCGAAAAGGGGCGCAAGGCGGTGAGTTTGACGCGAGCGGCGCAATTGGCCAAGACGCTCGGATATAGCGAAAAGCAATTCGTCCGTCTTGCATTGCAGAAGCTTGTCGATGAGGCTGGTTTGAAGCTGGTGGTGAAAGTGGAAG
- a CDS encoding type II toxin-antitoxin system mRNA interferase toxin, RelE/StbE family, whose amino-acid sequence MIRLVVISKLAQKQLRKVPDHVALKLAAWVEAVEHDGLEEVRKIPGFHDEPLRGQRKGQRSIRLSKAYRAIYEIRANGMIDFVSVEEVNKHDY is encoded by the coding sequence GTGATTCGGCTGGTCGTCATCTCGAAGCTTGCGCAAAAGCAGCTCCGAAAGGTCCCGGACCACGTGGCACTCAAGCTTGCGGCGTGGGTGGAAGCCGTCGAGCACGATGGTCTCGAGGAAGTCCGCAAGATCCCCGGATTCCACGACGAGCCACTCCGCGGACAACGCAAAGGGCAGCGGTCGATTCGTCTCAGCAAAGCATACCGCGCCATTTACGAAATTCGCGCAAATGGCATGATTGATTTTGTCAGCGTCGAGGAGGTGAACAAACATGACTACTAG